The following proteins are co-located in the Arctopsyche grandis isolate Sample6627 chromosome 3, ASM5162203v2, whole genome shotgun sequence genome:
- the LOC143909421 gene encoding kelch-like protein 5, translated as MSGEGGGLERDLSHLSLASATSATSVASMASLASAASAASGVSAASLTSAGCSSTGASECGLIVGVGVGVGMSMGMGMGMGMGAGVGVGFPDACVGDAPSPCSSCSPASAGSPCSPRGERPAQCKQYTAVCMGRMHAHLHNNHFCDVVLIANGHRFPAHRLVLSSASEYFSAMFTGQLIESTQNEITLENVEVEAMQALIPYCYTGIIDLQEETVENILSAARLLQLNAVVNACCDFLQQQLHPSNCLGIAMFAEQQSCLSLQMQASEYTRQNFMEVYKNQEFLKLSLDQLAELLKSDDLNVTSEEHVFESMMTWFMYDQLNREKFLHTLLEYVKLPLLSPVFLFDQVKKACSKIVKCQPLIMEALEWHLLPERRQQLSSNRTDPRKSTMCKILAVGGMDVNKSNASIEIYDPCTNSWSMFMKMAVRRLQFGVAVIKDKLVLIGGRDGLRTLNTVDCIDLKSMTTTALSPLQTQRHGLSVAVMGDGPNAPVYAVGGHDGWSYINTVERWDPASRTWSYVAPMNGQRSTCGVGVLEGKLYAVGGRDGSACLRSVEAYCPHTNKWKQCASMNKRRGGVGVAVVGGYLYALGGHDAPAKNSTPSMYSCVERYDPALNIWIMVGNLSGGRDGIGTCLLGDKLVAVGGYDGTEYLRNVEQYDAQTKEWRPLSSLNIGRAGACVVPMPLSLRKRKTTE; from the exons ATGTCGGGCGAAGGTGGAGGTTTGGAGCGCGATCTCAGCCACTTGTCACTCGCTTCAGCCACTTCGGCCACTTCAGTCGCTTCCATGGCTTCATTAGCTTCAGCAGCCTCAGCCGCTTCAGGCGTTTCTGCAGCATCACTCACTTCGGCTGGCTGTTCTTCGACAGGCGCCAGCGAATGTGGTCTGATCGTGGGTGTAGGTGTGGGTGTGGGCATGAGTATGGGTATGGGTATGGGAATGGGTATGGGTGCAGGTGTAGGGGTGGGTTTTCCCGACGCTTGTGTCGGTGATGCACCGAGTCCTTGCAGCTCCTGTAGTCCTGCCAGCGCGGGAAGTCCTTGTAGTCCACGCGGTGAAAGACCTGCTCAATGCAAGCAGTACACAGCTGTATGTATGGGTCGGATGCACGCCCACCTGCACAACAACCATTTTTGTGATGTCGTGCTGATCGCCAACGGACACAG ATTTCCTGCACACCGGTTGGTGTTATCTTCAGCCAGCGAATACTTTTCAGCCATGTTTACTGGTCAACTTATAGAGTCAACCCAAAATGAAATAACTCTCGAAAATGTTGAAGTGGAAGCAATGCAAGCATTAATTCCATATTGCTATACAGGCATAATTg atttacaagAAGAAAcagttgaaaatatattatcagCAGCTCGTCTTCTACAATTGAATGCTGTCGTTAATGCTTGTTGTGATTTTCTTCAACAACAGTTACATCCATCCAATTGCTTGGGTATTGCTATGTTTGCCGAACAACAATCTTGTTTATCTCTACAAATGCAGGCTTCAGAATACACTCGTCAAAATTTCATGGag GTCTATAAGAATCAAGAGTTTTTGAAACTGAGTTTGGATCAGCTAGCTGAATTATTGAAATCGGATGATTTAAATGTAACATCTGAAGAGCACGTTTTCGAAAGTATGATGACATGGTTCATGTACGATCAACTCAATCGTGAAAAGTTTTTACATACCTTGCTTGAATATGTAAAGCTTCCATTACTATCGCCTGTG tttctATTTGACCAAGTGAAAAAGGCCTGttctaaaattgtaaaatgccaaCCACTTATAATGGAAGCTTTAGAATGGCATCTATTACCGGAAAGAAGACAACAGCTATCATCAAACAGAACTGATCCACGTAAATCTACCATGTGTAAAATATTAGCTGTTGGTGGTATGGATGTAAATAAG aGCAATGCAAGCATTGAAATATACGATCCTTGCACAAATTCATGGTCTATGTTTATGAAAATGGCTGTACGACGATTGCAATTTGGAGTGGCTGTAATTAAAGACAAGTTAGTGCTAATCGGTGGTCGTGACGGTCTCAGGACTTTAAACACT GTTGATTGCATCGATTTGAAGAGTATGACTACAACTGCGCTATCACCATTACAAACCCAACGTCATGGTTTAAGTGTTGCAGTTATGGGAGACGGACCGAACGCTCCTGTTTATGCAGTCGGTGGACATGATGGTTGGAGTTATATAAACACCGTTGAAag gtgGGATCCAGCGTCGAGGACTTGGTCATACGTAGCTCCTATGAACGGGCAGCGTAGTACTTGTGGAGTTGGAGTGCTCGAAGGTAAACTGTATGCTGTAGGAGGACGTGATGGCAGTGCTTGTTTGCGTAGTGTAGAAGCATATTGCCCTCATACTAATAAATGGAAACAGTGTGCTTCTATGAATAAACGAAGAGGTGGTGTTGGG GTTGCCGTGGTTGGTGGTTATTTGTATGCTCTCGGCGGACATGATGCACCAGCAAAAAATAGTACTCCTAGTATGTATTCATGCGTGGAACGTTATGATCCTGCTTTAAATATTTGGATTATGGTTGGTAATCTGTCAGGTGGTCGGGACGGTATCGGTACTTGCCTCCTTGGAGATAAATTGGTTGCAGTTG GTGGCTATGATGGGACTGAATATTTGAGAAATGTTGAGCAGTATGATGCGCAGACTAAAGAATGGCGTCCACTTTCGTCGCTGAACATCGGACGTGCCGGTGCTTGTGTAGTACCTATGCCTTTGTCTTTGCGGAAACGTAAAACAACCGAATGA
- the Su(var)3-9 gene encoding suppressor of variegation 3-9: MLMTKRQPKTKKRKREREYIVEKILDVKFEDEILLFVKWKGWSSSDNTWEPLEHLQNCPHLIRNFLNNETLNKKILLEDLQAELTKPDYFLETNMEKYWKIGGKLSDCRVQVTMLLLAFLNLTEHEARNLIMLEIQESIQTMLAVEARENQLKQLEIWEYNINSLDEKIVITVQNNVDLMGPPENFEYVQKNKVHRDVQLPEINPMYCECDDCNVSSKCPCAMYGGFFPYNSKGRLRIDIGTPIFECNVQCRCSSECGNRVVQNGNSKRLCIFRTPNGRGWGVKTLQRIPKGQFVCSYVGELITSKEADARGKIYDAQNRTYLFDLDFNCDDAIYSLDAARFGNISHFINHSCDPNLAVWAVWCEYLDPNLHMLALFSIKDIEKDTEICFDYMQSFNESASSNDNKFDSPIEINKSDEDEVSPIDETMEFSSSPSKLNYKRMEKGSSGQKKLTECKCGSSNCRKFLFN, encoded by the coding sequence ATGCTTATGACAAAAAGACAGCcaaaaacgaaaaaaagaaaACGCGAGAGAGAATATATAGTGGAAAAAATACTAGACGTGAAATTTGAAGATGAGATATTACTATTTGTCAAGTGGAAGGGCTGGTCATCTTCCGATAACACTTGGGAACCTTTGGAACATCTTCAAAATTGTCCACACTTGATtagaaattttttaaacaacGAAACTTTAAATAAGAAGATACTTTTAGAAGACCTTCAAGCAGAGTTGACGAAACCGGATTATTTTTTAGAGACTAATATGGAAAAGTATTGGAAGATTGGCGGAAAATTGAGTGATTGTCGAGTACAGGTTACCATGCTCTTACTTGCGTTTTTAAATCTGACAGAACATGAAGCTCGGAACTTAATTATGTTGGAAATTCAAGAGAGTATTCAAACCATGCTTGCAGTCGAAGCCCGAGAAAATCAACTCAAGCAGTTGGAAATTTGGGAATACAATATTAATTCACTGGATGAAAAAATTGTCATCACAGTACAAAATAATGTGGATCTTATGGGACCACCCGAAAATTTCGAATACGTTCAAAAAAACAAGGTTCATCGTGACGTCCAGTTGCCGGAAATTAATCCAATGTATTGTGAATGTGATGACTGTAACGTATCGTCTAAATGCCCGTGTGCCATGTATGGAGGCTTTTTTCCTTATAATAGTAAAGGTCGTTTGAGAATAGATATCGGCACTCCGATATTTGAATGTAACGTTCAATGTCGTTGTTCATCCGAGTGCGGTAATCGAGTGGTTCAAAACGGAAATTCCAAACGACTTTGTATTTTTCGTACGCCGAATGGAAGAGGTTGGGGTGTCAAAACATTGCAACGCATTCCAAAAGGCCAATTCGTTTGCTCTTACGTTGGTGAATTGATTACATCCAAAGAAGCTGACGCGAGAGGAAAGATATACGATGCACAGAATCGAACCTATCTCTTCGATTTAGATTTCAATTGTGACGACGCAATTTATTCATTGGATGCGGCCAGATTCGGCAACATATCTCATTTTATCAATCACTCTTGTGATCCGAACTTGGCCGTTTGGGCTGTTTGGTGCGAGTATTTAGATCCAAATCTTCATATGTTGGCACTTTTTTCAATCAAAGATATAGAAAAAGATACCGAAATATGCTTTGATTATATGCAAAGTTTTAATGAATCGGCTTCATCTAatgataataaatttgattctcctattgaaattaataaatcggACGAAGACGAAGTTAGTCCCATCGACGAAACAATGGAATTCTCATCGTCACCGTCTAAATTAAACTATAAAAGAATGGAAAAAGGATCCAGCGGACAGAAGAAATTAACTGAATGTAAATGTGGTTCTTCGAATTGTAggaagtttttatttaattga
- the eIF2gamma gene encoding eukaryotic translation initiation factor 2 subunit gamma: MSAPEAIASVPSPAAAPAPPPSPASNLQHQDLSKLDVTKLTAVSPEVISRQATINIGTIGHVAHGKSTVVKAISGVQTVRFKNELERNITIKLGYANAKIYKCDNPKCSRPASYISGGSSKDDSFVCLRPACNGRFQLVRHVSFVDCPGHDILMATMLNGAAVMDAALLLIAGNESCPQPQTSEHLAAIEIMKLKHILILQNKIDLVKEGQAKEQHEQILKFVQGTVAEGAPIVPISAQLKYNIEVLCEYITKKIPIPLRDFTSPPRMIVIRSFDVNKPGCEVADLKGGVAGGSILQGVLKVGMEIEVRPGLVSKDAEGKLTCKPIFSRIVSLYTEQNELQFAVPGGLIGVGTKIEPTLCRADRLVGQVLGAVGTLPGIFVVLEVSYYLLKRLLGVRTEGDKKAARVQKLTKNEVLLVNIGSLSTGGRVVATKADLAKIALTNPVCTEVGEKIALSRRVEKHWRLIGWGQIRGGETIEPTKT, encoded by the exons ATGTCGGCTCccgaggcgatcgcctctgtcccCTCCCCCGCCGCAGCGCCTGCGCCCCCACCCTCGCCCGCCAGCAACCTGCAGCATCAGGACCTCTCGAAGCTC GATGTCACCAAGCTGACTGCAGTATCACCCGAGGTGATCTCTCGCCAGGCGACCATCAATATAGGAACGATCGGGCACGTAGCCCACGGCAAGTCCACCGTCGTAAAAGCCATATCGGGCGTGCAAACTGttagatttaaaaatgaattggaGCGTAACATCACCATTAAGCTTG GTTATGCTAATGCGAAAATTTACAAATGCGATAACCCCAAGTGTTCTAGACCGGCTAGTTATATATCCGGCGGTTCTTCTAAGGACGATAGTTTTGTATGTCTTAGACCAGCATGCAATGGCCGATTCCAACTCGTAAGGCATGTGAGCTTTGTCGACTGCCCCGGGCACGACATTCTCATGGCAACTATGCTCAACGGTGCTGCAGTTATGGACGCTGCACTTCTTCTAATAGCAG GTAATGAGTCATGTCCTCAGCCTCAGACTAGTGAACATTTAGCTGCTATTGAAATCATGAAGCTGAAACATATACTTATACTCCAGAACAAAATTGATCTTGTAAAAGAGGGCCAAGCTAAAGAACAACatgaacaaattttaaagttCGTGCAAGGTACTGTGGCGGAGGGTGCTCCAATTGTGCCTATATCTGCACAACTGAAGTATAATATCGAG gtATTGTGTGAATATATTACGAAAAAGATTCCGATACCGCTTCGTGATTTTACATCTCCTCCACGTATGATTGTAATCAGATCTTTCGATGTGAATAAACCGGGGTGTGAAGTGGCCGATTTGAAGGGAGGGGTTGCTGGAGGTTCTATTTTACAAGGGGTGCTGAAAGTTGGAATGGAAATTGAA GTACGTCCCGGTCTCGTAAGTAAAGACGCCGAAGGGAAATTAACTTGCAAGCCTATTTTCTCCAGAATAGTGTCTCTTTATACGGAACAAAACGAGTTGCAATTCGCCGTTCCCGGTGGTTTGATTGGTGTTGGAACCAAAATTGAGCCGACACTCTGCCGAGCTGATCGTCTTGTTGGACAG GTATTGGGAGCCGTCGGTACTTTGCCGGGAATATTTGTGGTCTTAGAAGTGTCGTATTATCTGCTCAAGAGATTGCTCGGTGTTCGTACTGAAGGCGATAAAAAAGCTGCTAGAGTACAAAAATTAACTAAAAACGAA gTATTACTGGTGAACATTGGTTCATTAAGCACGGGAGGGCGTGTCGTTGCAACTAAGGCTGATTTAGCAAAAATTGCTTTAACAAATCCAGTCTGTACCGAAGTTGGTGAAAAAATTGCTCTCAGTAGAAGAGTAGAAAAACATTGGAG gtTGATCGGTTGGGGTCAAATTCGAGGTGGTGAAACTATAGAACCCACTAAAACCTAA
- the ATPsynO gene encoding ATP synthase subunit O, mitochondrial, with amino-acid sequence MASARCVPLIRSLSTSATSSQMIKPPVQVFGLEGRYAAALYSAASKMKSLDAVEKELLNFQSSMSTDIKLKEFVINPTIKRNLKAGALKHLATKTSMSPATGNLLEMLAENGRLGKLNNIINAFKIMMAAHRGEVACQVTTAKALDDAQRKNLEAALKKFLKPNETIQLTAKVDPTLLGGMVVSIADKYIDMSVASKVKRYTELIQAAA; translated from the exons ATGGCCTCCGCCCGCTGCGTCCCACTC aTTCGAAGCCTCAGCACTTCAGCAACTTCCAGCCAAATGATCAAACCACCGGTGCAAGTTTTCGGACTTGAAGGACGGTATGCTGCAGCACTCTACTCCGCTGCCAGCAAAATGAAGTCGTTGGACGCAGTGGAAAAAGAACTTTTAAATTTCCAATCTAGCATGTCGACTGATATTAAGCTGAAGGAGTTCGTCATAAACCCTACCATTAAACGCAACCTCAAAGCTGGTGCTTTGAAACACCTCGCCACCAAA ACATCCATGTCTCCAGCCACTGGAAATCTTTTGGAAATGTTGGCTGAAAACGGTCGTCTCGGTAAGTTAAACAACATCATCAACGCATTCAAAATAATGATGGCTGCTCACCGTGGAGAAGTTGCATGCCAGGTAACAACCGCCAAAGCCCTCGACGATGCCCAGCGCAAGAATTTGGAAGCTGCACTCAAG AAATTCCTGAAACCCAACGAAACCATCCAGCTGACCGCTAAAGTCGACCCGACCCTTCTCGGAGGCATGGTCGTTTCCATTGCAGATAAGTACATTGACATGAGTGTTGCTAGCAAAGTCAAACGCTACACGGAACTCATCCAAGCTGCCGCATAA